The Gossypium hirsutum isolate 1008001.06 chromosome D03, Gossypium_hirsutum_v2.1, whole genome shotgun sequence genomic interval ttgaaataaaagaaaaacaaaaagaaaaagaaaaagaaaacgcaAAGGAAAACCTTCAGCCTCGCTGCATTCATCAGACCCTCATCGGGACCCTAATGGGTTCTGAGATATTCAGGGTGTCGGAGGTGATCCTTGACAGCGGCGGAAGGTGGAACGGCAGGTGAGAACCCttcctctccttttttttatttatttattatatctttttaaacgaaaaaaataaaagactaCCTTTCTATTCTTTTCGAaatcttgtttttttatttcttttctctttttttttatatctgaTTGCGTGTTCTTAAAATACATTGATtttcatggcttttatagccataatatttacattgtttattatttatgtttcGCTATTGTTTCTTTGATGCTATCTCTTTGTTGTTTCTGTCTTTTCTTCGTCCTTTTTGCAGGTATTGGCGCATAGTCAACGGCGAGAAAAGAGGTCTGCGCTGGCCATTTTGGTGAAATGGTGGCCAAGGAGCATCAGGCTTCAGGACGAGGAGTGCTAACGTGGCCAATGGCAGCGGCACAAATAGGATTAGGGTTTTTTAGTTTTACTGAGAGATAATTTTGGTTGTGGGCCTATAATTAGGTTTTAAGGTTTTGTATCGGGCTATATTTTgggctttaattttttatatttaggcaATTACTGTAATTGGACTTTGGACTCTTATttatttagttctatttattttgttattatttttgtttagtgGGTCGGGCAAAATTTGCCTGTTACAATTATGAATCTGGGATATTTAAGGTGAGTTTGAATGGGCGGTGTATTtacttgcggttagtgtaaaaacagcggtggcggtgagattagatactgtagcgatactgtagcgtgagacaaaaagtaaactaaacgtaCCGTACCGCACCCAATctcccatccaaacccacccttaatcATAACAAGTAGGCTACTATTTCGGCCCTGGAGATGTATCACAAAATAGCAGTAATATAAATGAAGCTGGCTAAATGCAAACgtcaaatatgtatatatttctttAACTGTTGTTACTCTTTCTTGTTGCAGGGGTATGCTAGCAAATATCAACCACGTTCAACAGCACATCAAAGATGCTCACTTGAATTAGTTTGCCTTCACAAATTGTTGGCTTTGGCTATAAAATCCTTGTTTTATCTGCACAATCCCATGCAAACTACCAAACCCAACAGCAATCATACAACCAATCTCAGATTTTACAGTATTTTGATGACAAAATTCAGAGAACCCTTAGAAAGTTGTAaactaaaaaggaaaaggaaaagcaGCAGCAGTTGTCTTCCTAGTAGAAATTGCATTCTGAGTGAACATTGACCCGAGGGATTCAGTTCTCCCAGGGTGGATGATACTCCTTTGTTCCATCCCAAAGCAGTATCCGGTCCCTGCAACTCCCATTTTCATTCAAATATCAACCTTCTAATTTCGTTGCAGTAGCCTTATTTCGTAATATGATTCAGTATTTCAAGggaaaaggaaaaaacaaaacTTACGGATGAAGCAAAATACTTCCGTGCATTTGTTCAAAGTAGGGGCTACTAAGTGCAAACTGCAGATAGTAAGCGCAAGAAAGAAAccatatttgttaattttatataaagtATGAAGCCATACCAGAAAATAACATGTGAAGAACTTACAAATTTCTCTCCAAGGTGTGTGTCGCATCCATTGCAATGGACATTCACCACCGGAAATTTATAAAGAAACCAAACAGACGATACATGATCGGTCTTCACATTGACACTGTAAATATCAAACAAGCACAAAGGTTAGATTGTAGTTATTGTACTTTATTACATGATGGAATGAATATAATTTGGTGTTGGTCAGTGAGAAAGTATCTTACACGGGGTAGCAAAGATATCCAGGCTGCTTCCCACCACCTATCTAAGAATTTGATTCAAAGTAAGCAAGTTTGTCAGTAAGTGGGCAAGAGCACGTAATGTTGCATGATAAGTAAGAATTTTGCACCTCAGTTTCAAGTTAAAGATGACTACTTATAAAGggaatatacatatattcatacaagaaatcagattttgataaaatatattcATTTCCAAAGAAAGGTAAGTTTTTCATACATAATGACTGCAGTTCTCCCAGGTGGCAAGGTGGTTTCTGCAACGACGGCACATGAAGATACGCTTTCCATCATTCATGTCAAATCTAACGTTGTTTGGAGGATCCACCTCCGGCTTCGGCTCCGACTCCGGCTTCGGCTCCGAGTCCGAGTCCGGCTTCAGCTCCAACTCTGAGTCTGACTTCGAGTCCGGCTCCGGCTCCGAGTCCGAGTCCGGCTTCAGCTTCAGCTCCGGCTCTGCCATTGGAACCGAAGAAAGAAGTCGTGGAAATGATGTACGTTTGATTGTTTGAGCTGAGTCCAAGAAACAAAACACCCAAAGATGAGGCTTGAGAGGGATAAggaaatggagaagaagaaaaagcaaCAAGAAAACGGATATAAGATTCTTGATTGTGAGAGTTGTTACCTGCTATGGAACTTGTGAAAATGGATATAAAATTCTTGATTGTGAGGTAATTCAATTGCAAgggttttattttcatatataaagGAAATGAAAGCAGATAAGATAGTTTCTTTTTCTGTTATAACTGTCAAACGGCagctaaaattttatataaactaCATgacatttatataattatatatattttggtacctaaactacATTAACTCATTACATCTTTCCCATAGGGCAGCATAACTAGTTAGTCTAATATTTCCTGGGATTGCTTCTCATATATAAAACCATCTGCTTTGGAGTCATCTGCACTCCATACAAAGATACCATGAAGCCTTTGCTGACTCTTAAGCATATTGCAGGCATCAAAAAACCCATCCTCTGGAGTTAACCCACGTCTCACATCACTTTGGAAGCTCACCAACACCTTACCACCATTGTAATTGGAGCTTTGGTTGTTGAAATAACTTAAGAACTGTGGAATGGTGGTTCCTTTATCATATGCATAGAATTGGAAGTTCACATAATCAATGATGTCCCCATATTTGTTCCACAAGGCCAAGTACTGTCTCTGAACTTCATTATCAGCATATGGAGCTATAGAAGCAAAGGAGATTACCTTATTCCTCTTGAGGGCCTTTATGAGCAACCCTATGGACTCTGCAAACGTTTGAGGGTCAGCTTGGAAGTGTTCGTAGTCAATATCGATTCCATCCAGATTGTATTTCTTTATGATGCTTGTAAGTGAAGTAGCAGCATTGGCGACCCAGGATCTGACTGTGGAAGGCTTGAAGTAAGCAAATTGACTGCCCACAGTGTAACCTCCTAGGCTTATTGCAACTTTAACATTTGGATGCTTAGACTTGATGGAAGAAACATGGGAGGGGCTGAGATTGGTGGAGTCCCAGAACACATTGAATTTTCCATTGGTGGGTGAAGGAGAAGTTGAGGTGTCATAGTCTATGGCAAAGGAGAGAatgaaatgaaaatcaacatttggGTTAATGGGGACATCAGAAAACTTCACATCTTTGAACTCAGCTCCTATGTATTCCCTGAAAAGCTTTGAGTTTGCGGTACATAGGATTGATATCTGGGAGATAATTAGagcttgaaaaatgaaaaaagtgaAAAGAAGCCTGTGAAATTCCATTGCTGCTATTGAGAGAAAATTTTATGcagatatatgtgtatatatatacacatacatatatagtaGCCAAGTTTgctttaaccttttaattttcaaacaataacaatatgAAGACTAAGGATCAGAGAATTCTGATCAAACAAAAAGGTCCAATTGCAAAATGGTTTGGACCACAGTAATCTGCATTGACTGGAGAAATATCAGCTGGAGAACattatggaaagaaaaaaaaatcataaaaatcctTAAACTCTTATAATTTTCTAACCAAATGGCTAAACTTTCATTTTTGACTCGTCAACCTTACATCTCTTCTAGTTTTTACCAGTCAAAgaagatatttttggtgattgaGGGTGAGGAAGTAATATCGCAACTAATGTGTTAAAGGCCTTTGTTGTCAATGTCATTTGTCACGTGAATATTAAGTATGAACAATGAGATATCAAATTCTATATAGTTCTGGTCCTACTCCTAGAGTATAAATAGGGTACGTCTTCCTTCGGGTAGGTTTTAGCTCATATGGGTTGTTAAATACAATACATGTGGAACCTCCATATCTCATTCAAGTAGGACTGTTCGAGGGCCGATTATCTATTCAAGCTCAAAATCTTACCTGTTGTTTAGGAGAAttctaacaaaaatattaaattcgaaaaataaattttgaataaaaaattaattctgtTTTAAATATGGGCCAGGCTTGGATGAGTGGCCGAACCCTTTGACAGTAACAACTCTATCAACCTGAGCTTTTATGAAAAATGCGGGACTacataaattttttctttttaagaattgGATACGGTCAACCTGGACTTTATATTCAATTGGGGACAACATAAGATTTTTGTGCAGCAATGGATATGGTGAAGgtaccataaaataaatatcaaaagaTAACAGCTGCTGCCCTGAAATACTAATTGCTTTCAAGTTATCATGTTAATCACTGCATGAAAATTACCTTAAACAATGCTCTGGAAAACAGAATTTCCCATGATTATTACATTAAAAACGGTAGTAATTAGACCCTGTGTTAACGTCCATCATGCAGCAAGTAGATCTTGAGATTTCTTCTCATATTGAAACCCCTTGTTTTTCGATTCCTCAGCACACCATATAAAGATGCCACCGAGCTTTCCTTGATCTTTCAACTCATTACAGGCTTCGAAAAAACCATTAGCCGGTTTTAGGCCGCCACCGCCACCGCTCTCAAAGCTGGCCAACAATTGGCCTCCCTCATAATTAGAGGCTTGCTTTTTGAAGTTACTTATAAAATGGGAAACACTGAGCTTATGATAGGCATAAAACTGGAAATTTACATAGTCAATCACGTGCCCATATTTCCTCCACAAAGCTAGGTAGTGGCTATTAATCTCTTCATAGGGAGCAATTGAAGCAAATGAAATAGTCCCACTTTTTTTCAGGATTGTTATAAGCTGTCCAATACACTCTGCAAACATTTCAGGGCTGGCCTTGAAGTGTTCGTAGTCGATATCGATGCCGTCGATATGGTACTTATTGATCATATAAGTAAGTGAAGAAACACCATTTTGAACCCAAGATGTCTTTGATTTAGGTGCAAAAAAGGCTTTGCCACTACCTACACTATCACCCCCTAAGCTAACAGCAATTTTCACATTTGAGTTGCTACCTTTAAATGAGCCAATTTGGCCTGGACCCAAGTGGTTGGTTTCCCAAAATACATTGAACTTCCCATTTGTAGGTGATGGATGATTGTCATCGGTATAGTCAATTGCAAAGGCCAGAATGAAGTGAAATTCGACTTTCGAGTTTATAGGCACGTCGGAGAGCTTCATCGAGTTGGATTCCGCACCGATATACTCCCGGAATAACTTGGAATTAGAAGCTACAAGAAAACAGTTGAAACAAGAGAGTTTTAGCTTACATTTTATTTACTATGTATAATAAAAAGGGTTAATTGCACAAGACATCCTCATATTATGGTTAAGATTCTAAACTGgtcattaaacttcaaaatattctaattgaGTCCTGAAAGTATCAACCGGGTTCTTCCATCATACTAGCCATTAGATTGAGCGTTTAACACCAGCTCAAATCTTATATGGAGTATATCTAAAACGCGTGCATGCTTGTATAGCCAAATTGGGTCTAATGTGTTTAACTAGCATTAAATGCTTAAATTGACAACTAAGTTGAAAGATTATTTCGATTGATAGAATATTGATGCTTTGAATactcaattaaaacatattaaaatttggcACTAATTTAAAACCAAAACCAGAGTTTGGAGATATCTGGTGTAATTAAcactataatgaaattattcctAGAAAAATCAATCACCATTGCATGTAAGAAACAGCAGAGACAACAAGGTAGCTGAAAGGATCCTATAGAACTCCATTTTCcgaacttttttttctttttgcagtaTAAGTTATTTAGTTTAAACATTTTGCACTTCATGTTATAATATGGAATGCCATAGTTTTAACCGCCATTAATTAAGTTTCTAACAGCCGCCACACACCTAGTTTTTATAACACAAACAAAAGATTTTGTGTTTTTTTACAACAATTTTTGGACATTGGATACCTAATGAATTCTTGTTTGAATTGTTCGATGTGGTTGAAGATATGTGACACATCAATATGCAGTTAGATACTAAGAAAAAGGAGTAAaatccaattttattttaaaaaattaattaaatttttaatttttaaatttagtagTTCACGTTATTcaaatttcttgaatccaacttgaatAAATAGGTAAGCTcaaatttaaattgtaaaattaaagttatttaaataattaactaTAGTTGAattctatatttttaataatagatttttttttagaatagtTAAAAGGAGTTGGTTGTAATTTTGAACTTTAAGATCACCTCATaaaggttttatttttatatcggTTGTTGATGGCTAAAAGTATAATTATGTACTTGTTATAAGAGTTGTGTTGCTGATCAAATATTAATTTGACTGTTGATGGCCGTTTGATCGAAGGTCAAGAATCGTAAATGATCttctaaaagaaaaagaataggtATTCTGTATTTTTTGTGTTGAGAGAACAAGAGTCTCCCTTTTTGAGGTCATATAAGGGTCATAAAAAGTAATTTACATAGTCCTTGTGAGACGCAGAAAGTCATACATAGATCATGTATGGTCCACAGGTTTGAAGCCATGCAATACTTCAACGAGATCATCTTGATGAATCAAAATTCTTTTGCATGGTGATTGACCTAATAAGATTTTCTAACACGGTCATATTATAACTTATTTCATTATAATGAGATTTTTCTCTCaaatttggtattttttatttttatttaaataatattttacaacTACGACTATCATGATGTGTGAATTTCcaagttaattaaaatttactttaattcaaataaattttaattaaaaattttgggtCGGTTGGAATACCAAAATAAGAATCTTTAGAATCTGATGTTCCAAGAAGCTTGGCGCACTAGTACTAGCTGTATTCCATTGCCGGCAGCATGTTTATCTGTTACCCAAAATAGTCTGAAAGTAACTTTAACAAGACAGATAAAATGTTGTCTTTGACAACATCAAAAGAAACAACAACaggatttaattatttaaactgACTAGAAATTATTATTCTACCTTATCCATCCAACTCAAAATTAAGCTAAAGAAGAACATGTCAaaaacaaaagttttttttttaacattatttgtCTCAtgtatttcaatttccaatttaattttctatttgtttattaATAATCTAGCTTAGGCAATCCCATGTGGCAATTAATAAGACTATAGTTTAGTTAGCTTAATCCAAGACTACTCAGATAATACCAATAGTTCGAACTAGTAAAATCCAAATATTGATCTCATATATCTTATACAAAAGCGGTTAAATTACGGTTTTAACCTTTATATTTTAATGGTTAAAATTATTGTTAGTCTTTATACTTtgacaaaatttgagatttaatccctatatttaaaggataaaaaaataagtcccttttttttatttgaaaactcAATCTATTCATTAACATTGTTAgtattttctatcaaattttgtCAACTTGACATATCCATTAGGCTATTTTCATATGACATGCCAAATGATTgacaaaaataaacatattaagttgacaaattttgatgaaaaccacccataataataatgattatattaggatttttaaattgaaaaaataaaaagattgacttttttaaatcttaaattacaaggactaaattgaaatttttacataaaacaaatagttaaaattttaaatttatgttaaaattgacattcatgatatatataaacagaatataaaatatgacaatcggatcattaaaatattaatcatacaaaaatatacaaaataaaattattttaattttagaccACTGaataatagttaaaatttttacaTGCTCTAGTCTCATCCTTGCCACTCTTTGTCGTCAATGTTAAAACTATGTAGGATATATTCATAATTGCCTCGCTACCTCATTTGATATTTATCAGCTATTCCTAATAATTCAAATGTACATTTAATATATAGAATGGAAGAATAATAATATGAATATCTCATCtacatattttaatgtttatcatataacatataaattgcattttcatccttttaaaagttaaaatagtaattacAATATCCTCGTAAGTCAAGTACATACCAAAACTGTTATATATCAACCTTTGAAAAGAAATCATGAGATATGACATGGTAGTTACTCATTAGTGGCgaagtcaaaaaaatttcttgaaggaggcggaattaaattatacatttttacgatagtaaaaatataattttatcattttaatagcctatctttttatagtttttaaaaggtttttattattattttagggggctaaaatgtaattttactataactaatttaaaattttataaattataaagggtctaaattaaaattttaccattttagggTAAGCCATGCCCCATGAGTCTCTACTAAGCTCCGCTACCGTGTCTCACCTGTCTTTAATCATGTGGTTGAGAGTTTGATATCTACTCATGAGAATAAAACACATTTCATAACCAACCGTTTACTTCTTTAGAGATGAACACTACGAGGAAATTAGTCATTATTGTATACTATAAATACCTAATTTAAACCCAAAAAAGAACTATAGAAATAGATACCTATTCCGACAAAAAATTATCTCATCTCCGCTACTAAAAAAAATCTCCCATTTAAAATGAatcaattcaaattatttttttcaatcttttcatCCGCATTTGTGAATAATACATTTCTTTTCTTTACCAAAACAAAATTGATATTCTTGAGGAGGACTGATGGTGCCAAAGGATCTTTGAACATGGGCTGCCATGATTAAACTAGCTGTGCTGGCCAAAAAGCTGTGGACTTGGATGATTTCTTAAACTTGACCATGGGACCATATATTGCCTTTTCCCTTACCAggcaattaaaaatttatactttcaTTGGAGATCAGACTCCTTGATTTTTTCCTTGGCATTTTCATCCTTGTTTCTTttgaacttttcttttatttgttgcATAAATGTAAAGTCATGGTTGAGACAACCTCATGTCATTTTTTTGCAAACACTTGTATAAATGTAACCTTTACACAAACTCATCTCAAAGTTTTAAGATTTTAATCTTATCTTTCAACCaaagtttaattaataaaaatagagagaaaaaaaaagggttgttTTGGCAATTTTATAGAGTGTGGGAAATGAGTTTTTAATTGAAAATCTTATGTTAATTAAGGTTAGTAAAAGGAATTACGgtgaaatttagaatttagttgttgtttaatttagtataatttaatctccatttttattatgttattaacATATACAAGTTAATAATATTTGAGAATTGTTGTCATTAAAATGAAGACCTAAaagtttttcaaaaaacattCTTAAACATTCAAATTGCATGTAAATTCATTATCAATAGTACATGATTGATTTTTCGCGTTACttgattatgtaattaaataacaaaaagaaaatttcaacTTCATGACTAATGGTAACATctaataatattttcaatttgaacTAATCGCATTATAGAAATAGAGGGGCATACTAACAACGTAAGCCCCCTTATTGGCACCCAATGATCAAAGTTCAACCCCTTTTGATGTAATTCCTTCTCCTCCAAATTTGTACCTTCActcaataccaaaaaaaaaagataaaaacgatgaaattaaaataaatgaattaaatcataaatattaaaatagcaGATGGACTAAAACCAAAATTAGACCTAAATAataagattttatatttttagtaccGTGGTGTTTCATACTAAGGAACAAGAGCATCTGAAAACACAACTTTTGCAGAAAAAGGCATTATTATATTAGAATTTAGAGTGGAAAGAGGAAAGAATCATGTTCTGTTTCAAAATGCaaaatgtaagaaagaaaagaaaggggggGGTATTAGTGTATAAAGAAGTGAAGTAAAGCATACGCAGCAAAATACATAAGAGTATGTTCCAAGTAAACAGCTGTTTCACCCTCAAACAATGACAGGTAACAACAATATCCCTTGTTTCTGCATTTCTCTACTTCTACATCAGCATCATCTCAAACTATGCCACGTGTATGATCATCGTGTGAATTTTTTTATAGAGTATGCGTTTAATATGAATATATTCAATTTCTCCaagtttttttcatatatttagaaCTGTCCTATTTTCTCATCAATGTCTGTATATGTACTTGATACAAATATTAAACATGGATTTTTTTTATACACTTCGAAATCTATGTTCGTTAAATCTCCAAACCCTTAAAAGTAGTTATATTCATAGGAAGATATTACATGAGCTTTACAATTTCATTCTACAATAATATTGATGTCAATTTAAATGATAACATTGATGTCAATTAAGTTAAAGATATTCTCATTAATCAAActcaaattttataaatcgagttATCTAAATTTTAAGACCTTTAATTGTTAATCAAACCAACGTTTAAGTGAATTAATTAACCAAACCATTAACTATGGTTAATTTAGATTTTCACCCCTTTTCAATGCATGATTTCGTATATCATCCCAAAACAACATactaaaataacaaaacaattatatatattagatttatcgcagattaaaaaaaattatgtttaaaatgttttctttttaaaatttatataataataaatataggtgaagtaataataaatttgtattttaatattgttaatatgtgtttgattttttatttttgatttttgatttttgatttttgatttttgatttttgattttttattttttatttaaaaatgataaaaataatataaaaatacatgtgtcatcataataatattaattataatttaataaaagtatttttataattttacaattaaattaatgGCTGATTAAGGGAGACGGCAACTTATTAAAATGGTAAGTATTAGATAAACTATAACTAAAGTGACTTAGTATTGAATATGTAATATATTACTAAAACAACAGGCAGATA includes:
- the LOC107950303 gene encoding chitinase 2 codes for the protein MEFHRLLFTFFIFQALIISQISILCTANSKLFREYIGAEFKDVKFSDVPINPNVDFHFILSFAIDYDTSTSPSPTNGKFNVFWDSTNLSPSHVSSIKSKHPNVKVAISLGGYTVGSQFAYFKPSTVRSWVANAATSLTSIIKKYNLDGIDIDYEHFQADPQTFAESIGLLIKALKRNKVISFASIAPYADNEVQRQYLALWNKYGDIIDYVNFQFYAYDKGTTIPQFLSYFNNQSSNYNGGKVLVSFQSDVRRGLTPEDGFFDACNMLKSQQRLHGIFVWSADDSKADGFIYEKQSQEILD
- the LOC107950304 gene encoding uncharacterized protein — translated: MKIKPLQLNYLTIKNFISIFTSSIAAQTIKRTSFPRLLSSVPMAEPELKLKPDSDSEPEPDSKSDSELELKPDSDSEPKPESEPKPEVDPPNNVRFDMNDGKRIFMCRRCRNHLATWENCSHYIGGGKQPGYLCYPVVNVKTDHVSSVWFLYKFPVVNVHCNGCDTHLGEKFFALSSPYFEQMHGSILLHPDRILLWDGTKEYHPPWEN
- the LOC107949970 gene encoding chitinase 2 translates to MEFYRILSATLLSLLFLTCNASNSKLFREYIGAESNSMKLSDVPINSKVEFHFILAFAIDYTDDNHPSPTNGKFNVFWETNHLGPGQIGSFKGSNSNVKIAVSLGGDSVGSGKAFFAPKSKTSWVQNGVSSLTYMINKYHIDGIDIDYEHFKASPEMFAECIGQLITILKKSGTISFASIAPYEEINSHYLALWRKYGHVIDYVNFQFYAYHKLSVSHFISNFKKQASNYEGGQLLASFESGGGGGLKPANGFFEACNELKDQGKLGGIFIWCAEESKNKGFQYEKKSQDLLAA